In Eremothecium gossypii ATCC 10895 chromosome V, complete sequence, the genomic stretch GGATAGCATATGAGACATGGGGCACGCTAAATGCAGAAAGATCGAATGCAGTCCTATTGCATACAGGACTAAGCGCATCATCACATGCCCGGTCTTCCGAACTAAATGGAATCCCCGGATGGTGGGAGAAATTTATCGGACCGGGCAGCAAGATATTGGATACCAATAGGTTCTTCGTGGTTTGCACAAACGTTCTAGGCGGATGCTATGGGTCTACAGGGCCTTCATCTGCAGATCCAGCAGATGGCGAACCATATGCAACTCGGTTTCCAATTTTATCCATCCAAGATATCGTACGCGCGCAGCATAAGCTTGTTCGCGAGTGCTTTGGAATCGAAAAGCTGTACGCTTCCGTTGGTAGCTCAATGGGCGGAATGCAATCTTTAGCTTATGGTCAACTGTTCCCCTCCGATGTGGAGAAGATTGTTTCCATATCAGCATGTGCACAGTCCGATCCATCTAGTATTGCATTAAGACATGCGCAGAGGCAAGTGTTAATGGCCGACGTGAACTGGAACAGAGGACTATACTATCCTTCCGAAAAGTACCCTGACCGTATACCACCTCATGTAGGAATGAAGCTTGCGCGTGAAATCGCGACAGTGACGTATCGGTCAGGGCCAGAATGGGAATCCCGTTTTGGTACGGAAAGGCTAGACCCCGATGGCACCCCAACGCTTTGTCCTGATTTTCTGGTCGAAAGCTACCTCAACCACCAAGGGGAGAAATTCTCATTAGAATATGATGCGAATTCATTTCTCTACCTGTCCAAGACAATGGATCTTTTCGATTTGTCCGCTTCGCACCTTCGGAGAAGCCAACAGAAGCGAATGGAGGCAGCAGTCCGTTTAAAACGGGGAACTCTTTCGAACACGTCCTCCGTGTATGCGGAACCACCAACGAAGAAGAAATCCAGGACCATTTCGATCGAAGAGAATCACCGAGATCTCGTGGAGGGCATGGCGCCTTTGCGGGACAAAGACATTTTAATAATTGGTGTGCAGTCAGATGCGCTGTTCCCCGCTGCACAGCAACGCAAAATAGTCGAGCTACTGGGGAACTCTCGGGGGGTGCATTATATCGAGCTCACACAGGAGCAGTCCATATTCGGACATGACACATTTTTGTTAGACACAGAGCATATCGGTTTACCGATAGGTAAGTTTTTATCAGGAACGTAGGTTTAGTGTTACGTATCAAGTGTGCAGGCATATCTTAATAGGAGAAATATACCAAACTACAATTTATGCGAACTCTCAGCTTCTGCAGATGCTGGACACAGAGCCAACTCATCACTTATATACAAGTATTTCAATCGATGATCATAGAAATTCCTCCGATGCTCACTGCAttgctgcagctgcaagCTTCCGCTCCTTCCGACTAGCTCTCCGCTTTGCACTTGCAACCTTTTTAGAGTCCTTGATCAGAATCCGGTCCCCGAAGAATTTGTAATCCTGCATGTACCTCCGGTCCATGTTAAACTCCATCTCTACTGCGTTGTCGTCCAGACCCAGCTTCTCGATTGTCCAGTAGTAACGCTGTGGATTGTCCCGCTTGAGATATCTTAAAATACCTTGTCTTTGTTGTACAAGCATGCGAAGTCTCCTGGTATTTAGGTTGTCCTTCTTGTTATCCTTCACGTGAGCGGCAATTTTCTGGATGTTAATGGTTAATACAGCAGCCTGAACCTCGCTGGAGCCTGTGTCGCCAGGAAAGCGCTGAAATTCCTCCATAGCCAAACGGGTCGCCCGCTTCACCGCAGTGGCCTGGTCCGCATTACGCATATTCAGGATCCGCATGACAGCCTCGCGCCTGGCAGCAATGCTTGCAGCATCAAAGTTGCTGCCTGCAAATGTCTCCATACCGCTTAGCTGCATCCGCTCGCGTCTAGCGGCCTCGATCGAGGCCATCATCTTGTCCACCTCCTCCGTTTTGTAGTCGTTTACCAACACATGCGGCTCCCGCAACTCAGCCAGCATACGCACAACAAAAGGTGTGTCCTTACGCCCTAAAACAGGGTCCACAGCCCCCAATGACGACTTGAGCTTGTTTTGTTTGGCCTGATTGGCTTGCCGTATCTTCTGCGCTCTTAGCGCCCTAACGGCCTTTGTGCTGCACGCAACAGAGGTGCTGCTAAATGCCCTCACGCTGCTCAGCGACATGCGGACCAAGTCTCGAGACAACATTGCGCCCTCGGTTAAGCAACAAGGCCGTATACAAGAGATGCTCTCTAGTATGCTCTTCTATCAGCTTCACCAGATAGCCCGTTAAAATTTTTCCAGCCCAGTCCATGCACGTGACCACCAGTCACGtgctgcgcggcggcgtggaGATGCTTTTCTACGACACCATCCGCATCCGCCCTCCTTCGCTGGAGTGCCCTTCCGAGTCAAGGTCGGTCTCAGCGGGTCCAATCTTCTGCAGCATGAAGataatccattcatgcgaGTTTGTCTTTCTCTCCGCGAGGCTGCGTCGCTCTCCGCAGCGCGTCGATCAGACCTAAGCCAGGAAAGTCATGATCTCATGCATAGTATATGGAGATGTGCCCACTGCTGTCTCTTTTACCTTTATGGGCTCTCGTTTACTTGCCCATTCTAGAGCTGACGCCCGTCGCGCCAGCGCGATTGTATGTCAACACCGTCACGCGCTAGCCACGTGACAAGAAACTCGCATCCAAGGCATGGATCGTTTCTTTTGTTGCTTTGGCGGAAGCCGAAAATTTTTTATCATCGTGCACAGCGGGCTCATCTCGTCGATGCCATATTGCAAGATTGCATATCTCTGAGCTAGGGTCTGCAAACCACCAGCGGTGCATCAGGCAATTCGATAGAATATGAGTTTTAGAGGCAACAGCAGGGGCGGCCGTGGCGGCGCCAGAGGTGGGTCCAGAGGCGGCAGAGGCGGTTTCGGTGGCCGGCAGTTCCAGCAGGGTCCTCCGGACTCTGTTGTGGAAATGGGCGCTTTTATGCACGACTGTGAGGGCGACATTGTGTGCCGGTCGATCAACACCAAGATTCCATATTTCAATGCCATGATTTACTTGGAGAACAAGACCGAGGTCGGCAAAGTGGACGAGATTTTGGGTCCGCTGAACGAGGTGTTCTTCACGATCAAGTGTGCGGAGGGCGTCAAGGCGTCCTCTTTCAAGGACGGGGACAAGTTCTACATTTCGCCTGAGAAGCTATTACCCATTGAAAGGTTCATACCGAAGCCAAAAGTGGCGGGCCCTCCTAAGCCTAAGAGAAAGAGAGCGGCTGGAGGAGCTCCAGGCCGGGGCGGCTTTGGCGGCCGTGGCGGCTCGAGAGGTGGCTTTGGCGGCCGTGGCGGTGCTAGAGGCGGTTTCGGCGGCCGTGGCGGTGCTAGAGGCGGTTTCGGCGGCTTTGGCGGCCGTGGCGGTTCCAGAGGCGGCTTTGGCGGTCGCGGCGGTGCTAGAGGTGGATCCAGAGGTGGCCGTGGGGGTAAGAGATTCTAAGCGCGCAGGCCGTTCCTGCTAGATACGATCCTTCTTCCTGATCTCACCGTGTACATTAATATATCGTTTTTCAGGTAGTATGGGTTAAAAGTGCCGATTTCATTTAGATAACGACCGTACATACAAATGCATTATAGTTTGAGAAAACCTGGATATCGAATATCTGTGATTGTTACTGTTTGTATGCTTTAGATGGAAGCGTGTTGGGCTTGATGTTGCATGCTTCAAAAATGGTCTGGCGCAAATGTGCTATGCCAAGTCGTTTTGGGTAAGCTTTGTTAACTACGGAATTCAAGAACATTAGTCTGGGCCGAATAGGCGCATCTAGGATTCCACTGGTTGATATGCTATCGCGTAGCGTTTTAACATCTCGAACCTTATCCATTTTTGTAAAGATGACTTCGAATGCGATGCCATAGTTCATCAAGAATTCCAGCATGCCATAGTCCGTCTTTGTAAAGCCATCCTTCGCAGATATCAACATAAAGCAGCGTCTCAGTTGCTTTCTCTCTCTGATGTATTGCATAGTACATTCGCCCTGTTGCTGCGTACTCATAACACCATAACCTGGTGAGTCTACCAGCCTCAATCGGTTACCGACGTTGTAGCAGTATAGGGCTCGCGTATGACCTGCCTTCTTAGAGGTAGTTGCATGACGATTGAGTTGGACCTGTTTAAAATTCGTCGTCAGATTATTGAGTAATGTGGATTTGCCAGCATTAGAACGGCCTAAGAAGATGATCTCAGGCAATTCGTCATGCAGGAGAAAACTCCCCCTGGTAAGTTGCTCTGTATTTGGGATAGGGCGGTTTTTGATGTCGGCCGAGACTCTGTACGCTTCAGTAGGCTCTCGGATATCGAGCGACTCATTAAATGATTTCTCGTCAAGTAGCTCTTGCTGCTGTAGCTGCGCCTGTTCGATTTTGTATCGCTCACCGGGTATTTCCAAGTATTCTCTTGCACACCACTCAAATTTCACTTTGGAACTATTAAAGAACCTACTAATCAGTGACATATCTGCAGCTTTTGGAAGTACTATACCAGGGTTATACTCTTCAAAGAGTTGCATGGATATGCTGGTTGTTGCCTTGGGAATGGGCTTCGAAAGTGTAACAGGGACTTTAGAAGGTTTAACAGTTGCTTCTTTCGAAGGTACGTTGACCTTGGTGTTTAGTACAAGCTGTTTTACATCGATACCATAGCTTCGCAACTGTTGTAGGCAGTTAGCGGATCGCCGTGTAGCTGCCATGCTCGTCTCTGCTGTGATGAGGCTATCTATCAATCTGCGTGAACTAAAATCTTTTTTTGAACAGTGACATTTTCTATACTTACAAGTTCAACGCTACACAAGGGCAGCCAACTATTACATACGTAAAGTTTAAATATTTAAGTGCTTCCAAGCCTGCTGGCTCTAAGCATAATGCAACTTGGGGCCTTCCCACAGTTATAGGATACAACTCAGTGATCATCAAACAAGCGGCCGAAGGCGCCATCTTCAGTGTTCGGATCATCTAACATATCACCTTGGTCTTTATTCTTCTTAATAAGCCGTTCGTTTGCTCTCGCCAAAACTGCTTCTCTACGCTCTCTCTTTTTATTATCATCCTCGTTCACATCTTCTGGGTCACCTTTGACAGCTTTAATCCACTCGATGAAATCCACCATGAGGACTTTCTGGTCTTTGTAATTGTCAACTCTTCTTAGGTTTTCATACAACGAGTTAATATCGTACCCACGAGATAGATCGTAGAAATACGTGCGGCAACTTTCACGCTCCTTGCACAAAGTCAAAAAAGCCACAGTGAAGACGTACATTGCTTCGTGGAAGGAATCTTTGAAGGCATTCTGGGTCAAAACGTTCATCAGGAAGTTAGGAAGAATCTCTGTGATATAAAAGTTATCAACATCTTCATGCTTAATCAATGTCTCAGTTAGACTGCCCTTCATAATCAATATTGCGTTGAAGGAACATTTGCTATCTCTAAAAGAGATTAGGCAGTTTAGGAGCTTAAGGTACGATGCCATGACATTGATATCACCGAAGATAACACGCCGCATTTTAATTTGATGGGGGCTCAACTTTAACTTGGTAACCTGGGAAGAAGTTCCGACTTGTCCGACACAATCGATGAGTAAACGGACAACCACAGTGGTCAATTGGCGTAAAAGGTTTTCCTCAAGGATTTCTTCTGTCATTTCATCGTCATCGACTGGAGAGGGGCTCATATTAGTATTGTTCATGTAAGCAGACCATTTTTTACACAAGATTACCGCCATAGTGTCAAACAATTTAGGCAAGAAACGGGACATAAAAGCTGGCGCACATTGCTCCGGGCATCCTTTTAGGATTGGACGGATAGCTACATTTATAATGTGCTTCCAACCATGAGTAGAGACACCAGGGCTAATATCATCAGAATTTGGCTTATAGATGGCAATTGAGTCCATCAATAAGTTTGGAATGTCCTCAATCTCATAGAAGATACTTCCCAGACTGGAAATACCGCTCAAAATCAAAAGAACATACTCTCTAGTATACCGGACGATGTGCCCTACCGAATCCGCAAAATCACGAACAGTTTGTAAAGCCTTCATATGCTCATCGATGAATTCGTCTTTTGATTTATTGGTAGCACCTGCTTCCCAAAAACGTTCGATCGTAGAACAGTTGATAAATGACTGCACAACTATTGGGAGCTCTTTCCAATTTTCTGGGTCATGATAAGATTGTAATTGATACAACAATCGCAGAATATATGGCATGATAGGAACGATCCTAGGTTTCCACAATTCTTGTAGCTTCAAAAAGTCTTCATTTGCCTTCACTGTTTGCATCGAATAGTGTATGAACATTCTGGTTGCGCGAACAGGGAATAACGTTTGCCAATGTTTCGCAAGGTCGACCTTTAATTGCTTACCTTCTTCATCGATCTGGACGGCCAAAAGATTACTGTTCTCATCGATACCTCTCTTCTGGAAATACTCAGTAATCTTAACAATCCCAAGTCTTTCCAAAAACCAAGGTAGATCTGTTAAGCCAACAACGGTGCTCTTGTCCGACCAAGCAGCCAGCTCAGGGTCCACGATTGCTGAAAATCTAGAATCTTTGTCATCCATCGATGAAGTTAGCGCTATACTCAAAAGGAATGACTTGAACGAGATAGTTTCATGAGACGTCAACTTCGGCATAATACCAGCAACAACATTCTCTAAGTCAGAG encodes the following:
- a CDS encoding homoserine O-acetyltransferase family protein (Non-syntenic homolog of Saccharomyces cerevisiae YNL277W (MET2)) translates to MTSFLYSGKRFIAKAAGRSTNPQMSFPCLDKLDALTAKLKENRIGSINGGSTVGDFYGTLADNEPVYGNVKSGYQLYSCEEPLLLDYGGVLLGFRIAYETWGTLNAERSNAVLLHTGLSASSHARSSELNGIPGWWEKFIGPGSKILDTNRFFVVCTNVLGGCYGSTGPSSADPADGEPYATRFPILSIQDIVRAQHKLVRECFGIEKLYASVGSSMGGMQSLAYGQLFPSDVEKIVSISACAQSDPSSIALRHAQRQVLMADVNWNRGLYYPSEKYPDRIPPHVGMKLAREIATVTYRSGPEWESRFGTERLDPDGTPTLCPDFLVESYLNHQGEKFSLEYDANSFLYLSKTMDLFDLSASHLRRSQQKRMEAAVRLKRGTLSNTSSVYAEPPTKKKSRTISIEENHRDLVEGMAPLRDKDILIIGVQSDALFPAAQQRKIVELLGNSRGVHYIELTQEQSIFGHDTFLLDTEHIGLPIGKFLSGT
- the MRX8 gene encoding translation initiation/elongation factor MRX8 (Syntenic homolog of Saccharomyces cerevisiae YDR336W) gives rise to the protein MAATRRSANCLQQLRSYGIDVKQLVLNTKVNVPSKEATVKPSKVPVTLSKPIPKATTSISMQLFEEYNPGIVLPKAADMSLISRFFNSSKVKFEWCAREYLEIPGERYKIEQAQLQQQELLDEKSFNESLDIREPTEAYRVSADIKNRPIPNTEQLTRGSFLLHDELPEIIFLGRSNAGKSTLLNNLTTNFKQVQLNRHATTSKKAGHTRALYCYNVGNRLRLVDSPGYGVMSTQQQGECTMQYIRERKQLRRCFMLISAKDGFTKTDYGMLEFLMNYGIAFEVIFTKMDKVRDVKTLRDSISTSGILDAPIRPRLMFLNSVVNKAYPKRLGIAHLRQTIFEACNIKPNTLPSKAYKQ
- the MRPS28 gene encoding mitochondrial 37S ribosomal protein uS15m (Syntenic homolog of Saccharomyces cerevisiae YDR337W (MRPS28)); the encoded protein is MLSRDLVRMSLSSVRAFSSTSVACSTKAVRALRAQKIRQANQAKQNKLKSSLGAVDPVLGRKDTPFVVRMLAELREPHVLVNDYKTEEVDKMMASIEAARRERMQLSGMETFAGSNFDAASIAARREAVMRILNMRNADQATAVKRATRLAMEEFQRFPGDTGSSEVQAAVLTINIQKIAAHVKDNKKDNLNTRRLRMLVQQRQGILRYLKRDNPQRYYWTIEKLGLDDNAVEMEFNMDRRYMQDYKFFGDRILIKDSKKVASAKRRASRKERKLAAAAMQ
- the GAR1 gene encoding H/ACA snoRNP pseudouridylase subunit GAR1 (Syntenic homolog of Saccharomyces cerevisiae YHR089C (GAR1)) — its product is MSFRGNSRGGRGGARGGSRGGRGGFGGRQFQQGPPDSVVEMGAFMHDCEGDIVCRSINTKIPYFNAMIYLENKTEVGKVDEILGPLNEVFFTIKCAEGVKASSFKDGDKFYISPEKLLPIERFIPKPKVAGPPKPKRKRAAGGAPGRGGFGGRGGSRGGFGGRGGARGGFGGRGGARGGFGGFGGRGGSRGGFGGRGGARGGSRGGRGGKRF